The nucleotide sequence TTTATAAACAAAAATTCTCAAACACGCTCAGGTTGGAAAATCACTTCCGTTTTTGCTTCTTTCTTTTTTGCTGTAAATATGATTACTTTCTTAATATTTTTTCTTTATTCAAACTATCAAGTAGCTTTTAAAAGAGTTCCCCAGAATGAATTAACAACCTTAGTTAACAATCTAACCAACTCAATATCTGATATTAGTACTACATTGGGATTAACCATCAATGTACTTCAGTGCTTATTTTTAATATTCTTTGTTGTACTGTTCTGGAAGATATATGATAAGAAACCAATAAGGGACATTGGCATGATTAGCTTAAAAAAGGGCTACAAGGATTTAATTATAGGACTAGCTTTTGGTGCTATTTCTCTTTTGATAGTTTTTTTCATACTACTTGCAACTAAATGTATTACCCTTACAACGCCTTTAAATAAACCTAATTTCAATATTTCTTTATTAACAGGTCTTATTCTCTTCATTTTTGTTGGTATAAATGAAGAAATGTTTGCCCGAGGCTATTGCATGACTGTTCTTAAACAAACCGGTAATAAGTATGTAGTTGTCATTGTCTCTTCACTTATATTTTCTGCAATGCATTCCTTAAATCCTGGTATGAGTCTTTTTAGCTACATAAATCTATTTTTATTTGGTTTACTTACAGCTTACATGACTTTGAAATCTCAAAATCTTTGGTTAGCAATTGGATATCATATAACCTGGAACTACTTCCAAGGTAATATATGCGGCTTTCTTGTTAGTGGACAAACCACTTCATCTATGTACAGTTTAGAAATTGGAAGTAACAGTCTTATTAATGGTGGACAGTTTGGACCAGAGGGCGGTATTATTGTTACCTTTATTATTTTGTTAAATTTTCTTTATCTATGGAAGGTATATAAACCATCATATAAAGTTTATTAGAATAAAATCACCCTTCTTTCGGAATAACTATATAAGTACATCAAAACCCGAAAGGAGAATGCAAAATGAAAAAATTATCAAAACTATTATTAACTCTACTAATGACCGCAGCAGTTGCTGTCCCCTTTCCTGTAAAGGCTGCAGAAGCGGATGGGCCCTTTAAGCTGCCGGACTTACCTTACAGCTATGATGCCCTTGAGCCCTACATAGACACTCAAACCATGAAGCTTCATCACGACGGTCACCATGCCGCCTACGTAGCAAAGCTAAATGAAGCTGTAAACAAATATCCGGAACTCAAGACAAAAACTGTTGAAGAACTGTTAATGAACTTAGACAAATTACCTCAAGATATAAGAGAAGCTGTCAGAAACAATGGCGGTGGGCACTATAATCACTCCTTGTTCTGGAACTTTATGGGCAAGAACAAGGCTAAAGCACCAACCGGTAAGCTAAGGTCAGATATAGATAAAACCTTCGGCTCCTTTGAGGATTTCAAAAAAGCCTTTAAGGAAGCCGCTCTTAACCGCTTTGGCAGTGGCTGGGCTTGGCTTATAAAGGATAAGGATGGAGCCTTAAAGATAGTTTCAACCCCAAATCAAGACAGTCCTATAATGGAAGGCATTACACCTATTCTTGGTCTTGACGTTTGGGAACATGCTTATTATTTAAAGTATCAAAATAAACGCGGTGACTACATCGATGCTTGGTGGAATGTAGTTAACTGGGATGACATATCTAAAAATTATAAGTAGCAGAAACTGCTGGCAAAGTCTTTTTGTCAGCAGTTTTTATTTGCTTATTGGTAAAGTTATTATATTTAATTATGACATTGTTTGTGTTAATATTCATTTATAGACCTGGTTGTTAAACTTCAAGCAATGGAATAAAAAAGGAGGACCCAATGGCAAGATTTTTTAATGGTAAAAAAATAGAGTTACTTGCTCCGGCAGGTACTATGGAGACTTTTAGAAGTATGGTAAAAGCAAACTGCGACGCAATCTACTTCGGCGGCAAATCATTGAATATGAGAATGATGAGAAAAGGCTATAACTTTTCCAATGAAGAGATACTAGAAGCTGTAAAAATGGCTCATGATGTTGATAAAAAAGTTTATATCACCGTTAATAATATGTTAAATGAGACTGAGCTTGATGAAGCCACCGAATACCTTCACTTTTTAAATGATTCTGGAGCTAACGGTATTATAGTTCAAGATTTAGCAATTCTTAAGATTTGCAGGGAACAAAATTTAAATAACCTGGAGCTTCATTCTTCTGTAATGATGAATGTACATAATATAGAGTCTGTGAAAAAACTTAAGGAACTTGGAGTATCAAGAGTAGTATTATCCAGAGAAATGGATTTAAAGACTGCAAAGTATCTTCAAAGTCAAACAAACATTGAAACTGAGTACTTTACTCATGGAGATATGTGTGTTGTAAATGGAGCCAACTGCTATTACAGTTCAATTGTTTTAGGTAACAGCTCAAACCGGGGAAGATGCTTTAAGCCCTGCAGATGGCCCTATCTGATTAAGAAGGACGGCTTAGTTTATCCAACAAAGTATCCTATGGCAGCTAAGGATATGTATATGTATGAGCATATTCCCGAATTGATTGAAGCAAATATAACTTCCTTTAAAATTGAAGGCCGAATGAGAGATACAGATTTCATCGTAAACCTTGTGAATATTTATGGACAAGCCATTGATAGATATATTGAAAATCCATTGAGCTTTGATAGAAGAAAGCAGGCCAATGACCTGTTTGAAAGCCGCAAACGTGACTTTACTACTGCCTATGCCTTTTCAAAGCCTGGATTGAATTTTATAAATACCCGTTATGAAGGTACAGGAAAGTTCTATTCCACCGGAAAGATGTTTTCCACCCCCACAGAGGAGCCTGCCATAACTGATAGTATTATAAATCAAATTCAAACTGAACTGAGTAATTATTCAAGTAAAACACCTTCAAAGCACAAATTATCAGTAAAAGTTAATAATTATAGACAGGCTAAACTTTGCATAGAACAAGGCGTAAACCGTATTTACTTGCCATGTGAGGTTTTTGCTCCCGATGACTTTATAACTGCTGATCAGCTGCAGGATTTGGTAAACGCCAAGGGCAATACAGAAATATATCTTGATCTGCCTCAAATGATGAATGAGTTACAGTTTGATATAATCGACCATTATCTAGGAAAATATGGACATCTATATGATGGTTTATTAGTTTCAAACCTAGGTGCCATAAAAAAGTATGGCAAGAAGTATAATTTGATAGGAAACTACAATTTAAATATATATAACCATAAAGCTCTAGACCTGTATAAAGAGCTAGGTTTGAGTGAAGCAACGGTATCCATAGAGATAAAAGGCCACGAACTGCCAAAGTTTATAGCCGCAGCAGGAACTCCTTTGGAAATGATCGCACACGGCCCTTTAAAAGTTATGTATTTAGACCATAACCTATATGAAAACACTACAGCCTTGAAGCCTATTGAAAGCAGCGACAATGAATATGTAGATAATAGCATCCTGGTACTAATGACCAACAAGGGTGAAAATCCGGTTTACATAGATCAATATGAAAAAAATCATCTATTTACCGCCAAAGAATTTTGTCTGTTGCCAATTTTAGATGCTTTGAATTTTGACACTCCACTAAACTTACGCATTGAAGGACAAACCTATACCCTGGAAGAATTAAAATCCGTAATAGAGGTTTATAAATCCGCTTTGGAAGACAAGTCCAGATGTAAGGACTTATTTAAGAATATGACATCCTCTAGAGCAGGCTTTACTTTAGGCGCCCTATCTTTTAAAGCTTTATTGTAAAGGAGTTGAATTGTATTATGAATTATATGGGTCCTGAGAACATACTTGAAAAAAGGAGAGAATACTTCTTCCCTGCTACCTCATGTTTTTATAAGAACCCACCACAAATTGTTATGGGCTCAATGCAATATCTCTATGACCACAATAATAAGAAATATGTTGATTTCTATGGGGGTGTGTCAGTAATCAACTGCGGCCACGCAAATCCGGATATTGTTCAACATACCATTGAGCAGTTGAGCAAACTTCAGCACACCACTACCCTTTATTTGACCCAGCCCATGGTGGACCTTGCAGAAAAACTTGCAGAAATACTACCGGGGGATATCAAGAGGACATTTTTCTGCGTAACCGGTTCAGAAGCAAACGAAGGAGCTATGGCCTTGGCCAGAATGCATACCAAAAGAGAAGGCTTTATTGCCTTAAATGGCGGCTTACATGGTAGAACCCATTTAACCTTAAGTGTTACAGGTATACCAATGTGGAGATTAGACGATAATCTTATAAAGGAAAATATTTTTTTCATTGATAGGCCCTACTCTCCAGAAATGGGCTATGAGGAAGCAATGGAAAAGTCTCTTCAGCAGTTAAAGGCAGTTTTAGAAGAGCACAGCCGTAACATAGCTGCAATGATTCTGGAGCCCATTCAAGGTAACGGTGGAATCATCATGTATCCTTTAAATTATATAAAAGAGGTAAAAGCCCTTTTAGAGCAATATAATGTCTTGTTAATAGTGGATGAGGTCCAGACCGGATACGGAAGAACCGGCAAAATGTTCTGTATAGACCATTATGGAGTTGTACCGGATATTATAGTTACAGCTAAAGCCTTGGGAAACGGCATTCCGATTTCTACCTTCTCCACTACCGATGAAATTGCAAAATCCTTCAACAGGCCTTCCGCCTCTACTTTTGGTGGTAATCCTGTTGCTGCCCAAACTGCACTGAGCGTACTTAAATATATAGAAGAAAATAATTTGGTTGAAAGGGCTGAAAGCCTCGGAAAGTACTTGAAAGAAAAATTACAGCAGTTGTCATCACCCTTTATACAGGAAATACGGGGTACTGGCCTAATGGTAGGAATGCAGCTGCAGTCTGACCTTAAAGGTATGAACTCTGCAGAGCTCACCGACTACATTTTGGAGGAAATGAAAAACTTAGGATTCCTTATTGGTAAAAACGGCTTAAACAGAGATGTCCTCGCCTTCCAGCCTCCTCTTGTCATCAATATGGAGGATATTGACGCCATGGTTGAAGCCCTAGACAAAGTTCTAAAAAATATTCTTACGGAGGAAGAGTGATTATATGAGTTATAAAGATTTACAGGCCTTTATTAAACATCTGGATGAAAAAGGACAATTGAAAAGAATATCTGTAGAAGTAGATGCAGAACTAGAAATTACTGAAATAACAGATAGGGTATCAAAGAAGTACGGTCCTGCCCTCTTGTTTGAAAAGGTAAAAGGTTCTCCATATCCGGTGCTCATAAATGCTATGGGTACTTATGAAAGAATGAGTATGGCTCTTGGAGTTGAGAAATTGGATGATATCGGCAATGACATTGAAGAATTTATAGATATGGCAAATTATCTGGGCCTCATGAAGAAAATTCAATCCTTGCCAAGGCTTGCGAGAATGGCCACAGTATTTCCTATAAAGCTACCTACTAAGGGAGCATGTCAGGAAGTCATAGAGCATGACCCTGACCTAAATACATTACCTATATTAAAATGCTGGCCCGGTGATGCCGGAAGATTTATTACCCTTCCCCTTGTGATAACAAAGGATCCGGAAAGCAACATTCAAAATATGGGCATGTATAGGCTGCAGGTATATGACAAGAATACTACCGGTATGCACTGGCACTTACATAAAGATGGAAGAGAAATATATGAGAAATATAAAAAGTTGGGTGGAAAAATGCCTGTATCCGTTGCTCTTGGCTGCGATCCTGCAATAACCTATGCCGCCACTGCACCTCTTCCAAAGATGATAGATGAAATGATGTTCGCAGGCTTTTTGAGAAAAGCTCCCGTAAAGCTTGTAAAGTCTATTACCAACGATCTCTATGTACCTGCTGATGCGGAATTTATTATCGAAGGTTATGTAGATGTAAATGAAGATTTAAGATTGGAAGGCCCCTTTGGCGATCATACAGGCTACTATTCCCTTGCTGATTATTACCCTGTTTTTCATGTAACCTGTATGACTCATAAGAAACACCCGGTTTATCCCGCTACTATAGTTGGTAAACCGCCCATGGAGGACTGCTACATGGGTAAGGCTACGGAGAGAATATTCCTTCCTTTACTTAAGATGATGCATCCTGAAATAGTTGATATCAACTTCCCTCTTGAAGGAGTTTTTCATAACTGTGTTATTGTATCCATTAAAAAGCGTTTTCCTGGCCATGCAAAGAAAATAATGAACTCTCTATGGGGTATGGGCCAGATGATGTATACCAAGATGATAATAGTGGTTGATGAAAATATATCACCTCAGGATATATCTACTGTAGCCTGGAAGGTTTTCAATAACATTGATGCTAAGAGGGACGTGGTTATATCAGAAGGTCCACTGGATGCTCTTGATCATGCTTCCAACCTACCTCACTACGGTTACAGAATGGGTATAGATGCCACCAAGAAATGGCCTAGTGAAGGCCATGACCGAGAATGGCCCGATGACATCGAAATGACAGAAAATATCAAAGAGAAGGTCACAAGGAGATGGAAAGAGTATGATATTGAATAAGGCTATTAATAAGATCCGTGATTACGGCATCCTGGTGATGTTCTCTCATACTATTTTTTCTTTATCCTTTGCGGTTATCTCTATGCTTTTGGCAAGCGGAGGCTTGCCTGCTCCACGTACAATCCTATGGATATTAATAGCCTTCATGGGTGCCAGAACGGGAGCAAATGCAATAAATAGGGTTATTGATGCCGAAATAGACAGTAAGAATCCCAGAACTGCAGTAAGACAGATTCCACAGGGGCTTCTTAAGAAAAAGGAGGTTATAGTTTTTTCGGCTGCATGCTTTTTAATAATGGTCATAGCAGCTGCTATGTTAAACACCCTATGCCTCCTGCTTTCTCCCATAGCCCTTTTTCTCATGATCATATACTCCTATACAAAGCGCTTTACCTGGGCATGCCATTTAGTTTTAGGGGTTACCTCTGCAGCCGCACCGGTAGGAGCTTGGCTAGCTGTTACCGGACAAATTTCCTGGCTGCCGCTTTTTATGGGAGCAGCCAATACTCTTTGGGTGGCCGGTTTTGATATAATTTACGGTTCACAGGATTATGCCTTTGATACTGCCAATGGAATTCACTCTATACCAGCCAGGTTTGGAGTGAAAAATGCCATGCGCATAGCTGCCTCCTTTCATGCAGTAGCTTTAGTTTGCTTAATAATTGTTGGGGTTTTAAGCAGTGAACTTGGTATGATCTATTACATAGGAATTACAGTTATATCAATTCTATTTGTGATGGAGCATAAGATAGTTTCACCGGATAACTTATCAAATGTGAGAATTGCCTCTTACAGTATAAATCAGCTTGTAAGTATCTTGTTTCTAATTTGTGGAGTTATTGACGCTATAATATAAAAAGAGGTGACTACATATGAAAAAAATAGTTATAGGAATAACCGGTGCCAGCGGAAGTATATATGCCGTAAGATTAATTGAAGAACTTTTAAAAAACGACGTAGACCTCTATATAATTTGTACAGAAACCGGAAAAAAGGTTATGGAGTTTGAAACAGGCATAGCAATAGATGAGTGGATAGAGAATTTAAGAAAATGCTCAAATAATATTCACTTAGAGGATATTAACAATCTGTTTTCTAATGTTGCCAGCGGGTCTTTCAAATTCGATTCTATGATCGTACTGCCTTGCTCCATGGGAACACTTGCAGAAATCAGCAGTGGCTTGGCCAAAAATCTTTTGTGCAGGGCTGCAGATGTGGCATTAAAAGAAAATAGGCGTCTCATCATTGTTCCTCGGGAAACGCCTTTTAACGCAATACATCTTGAAAATATGTTAAAGTTATCTAAGCTTGGAGTAACAATCCTTCCTGCTATGCCGGGATTTTATCATAAGCCTGCCACCATGGAGGATCTGGTTAACTTTGTTATAGGAAAGATTTTAGATTCTATATCTATAGAAAATACACTTTTTAAAAAATGGGGAGATTAAGAAATGTTAAGATTTAAAAAAGTATTTGCAATAATTGGAGCTTCAATTTTTACCTTAGCTATAACAGCTTGCTCAGCATCAACAAAAACAGAAGGTTCATCAAAACAAGCCTTAAATTTTGGAGCAATGAGTTCTATTGATGTAGTACCAATGATAATAGCCGAAGAAAAAGGCTATTTTAAGGATGAAGGTCTTGAATTTAATCTTCAGACCTTTAAAAGTGCCAAGGACAGAGATGCTGCCTTTCAAGCCGGCAGCCTTGATGGAATAATTGGGGATGAAGTGGCTATATGCCTGTATCAAAATGCAGATTTTGATGCTAAGATAACGGGAATTACAGATGGTGACTTCATGCTGGTTGCCGGTGCTGATTCAGGGGTAAAATCCGTGGCAGACCTTAAGGGTAAAAGTGTAGCTATATCAGAAAAAACTGCCATAGAATATACTCTGGACAAAATATTGGAAAATAACTCAATGAAGCCTGAGGATGTTAGTAAAGCTGCCGTACCGGCTATGCCCACTAGACTTGAGATGTTAAGAAATAATAATGTTGCTGCAGCACTGCTTCCTGAACCCTTCTCCAGTCTAGCAATAAATGATGGTGGTATTCTTTTAGGAAATGCCAGCACTCTTGCAGGATATCCTTCCATAACTGCTTTTACACAGAAGGCCATAGATGGTAAGGGTGATGAAATTAAAGCTTTTTATAGGGCTTATAATAAGGCAGTAGATTATATAAATAGCAATCCCATTTCTGAGTATGAGGACACCATAATAAGGACTGTTGGCTTTCCTGATGATATGAAAGGCAAAATCACTTTGCCTGAATTCAGAAAAAATGCCCTTCCTTCAGAGGCTGAAGTGAAGTCAGCTATAGATTGGGTTACAAGCAACGGACTTATAACAAAGACACTGACACCTGCGGATATGCTCAGTGATATAGGTGTTAAATAATATCATGGAGGGTGCTATGCTTGAGATAAACAGTCTTGCTGTTACTTATAATTCCGGAAAGAACATTATAAATGCCTTGGGACCAATAAGCATGAATGTTGCAGCAGGAGAAATTTATGCTGTCATAGGTCCCTCCGGCTGCGGCAAATCCACATTACTTCATGTGTTAAGCGGTATTATTAAAGATTTCCAAGGTGAAGTGTGCTTAAATAAGGAACCTTTAAATCCAAAACAACATAATATTGGCTTTATACCACAGAACTTTGGACTTCTTCCATGGAAAACCGTTGAAAAGAATTATCTGCTTTCACTAAGGATAAAGAGCAAGGCAGTTGACTCTTCAGTAATGGAGAGAATTACCCATATACTTAACAAGCTGGACATTGCATCCTTAAAAAACAGGTACCCTAATGAACTAAGCGGAGGCCAAAAGCAAAGAGTTTCCATAGCCAGGGCCTTCATCATGAATCCTGATTTGCTGCTAATGGACGAGCCTTTTTCTGCCTTGGATTCACTTACCCGGGAAGAAGCACAGGAACTTTTCATCGATCTATGGAACCAATATAAAATTACTACTATATTTGTAACCCACAGTATTGAAGAAGCCCTCTACATGGGAAAAAAGATTGTAATTATGTCCCATTGCCCCGGCCGTATAGTTAAGTTAATTGATAATCCGCTCTTCAATACTGAAAATTTAAGAGAAAACGAGGAATTTCTTCAGTTGTCTTCCTACATTAGAAGTATTATAAAAAAAGGATGGAAGATATGATGGTAATGAAAAAATTGAAGGTTTTTGTTCAAGGCTTTATAATGTTCAATCTCTTATGGTACCTGCTGGCTGTAGTAGTTGACCTTCGGGTGCTGCCTAAGCCTACTGAGATATATCTTAACCTAAATAATCTATATGGTGAAAAACTTTATATCCACGTTCTGGTCAGTTTAGGTAGAGTGGCGGCAGGAGTTGGCATTTCTCTGGTTCTTGGTGTATCTGTAGGGCTACTGATGGCCTATTCAAAGCTTTGGAGTAGGCTTTTAAATCCTTTGGTTTACTTCACATACCCAATACCAAAAACTGCACTGCTGCCAATAATAATGCTCCTGTCTGGCTTAGGAGATATTTCAAAAGTCACTTTATTGGTTTTGATATTAGTTTTTCAAATTACTGTGGCGGTAAGGGATGCTGTACTTAACATTCCCCCTGTGCTCTATGACCCTTTAAGAAGTCTTGGAGCTTCAAGCCTTCAGGTGTTCACCCATATAACTGTACCTGCTATTTTACCGGACTTGCTTACAACCTTAAGACTATCCATAGGAACTGCTCTTTCCATATTGTTTTTCAGTGAAGGCTATGGAACCCAGTATGGTATAGGTTATTATATTCTGGACGCATGGACCAGAATCGATTATATAGGAATGTATGCGGGAATTGTAGTTTTGAGTATTTTAGGCTTTGTCCTATTTATTTCAATAGATCTTCTTGAAGAGAAAATATGTAGGTGGAAGGTTTAAGTAATTTTTATAAAAGTATAAAGCGTCAAGCATTGTCTTATAATGCTTGACGTTTTTTTATCTTTTCCTCAAAAAATATATAAGGTTCTCTGTAAGCAGAAAGGCTGTCATCGATAGTACAGAACCCAAAACCGCTCCAAAACATATGCCTCCCAATATAAATTTTATCCACAGCAGAATTATATTATGCTTAGGTTATCCACAAAACAATAACATTATACATTGATTTCTCTCATCCACTTATATCCTAAAAAATGTTTAAATGATCCCAAAAAATATTGAAGCTTTATTTTCTCATTTATTTAGAATAGTAAATATAAATATAAAGCATTGGGAGGATTATTATGAGCTATATTGCTGATCATTTTAAGATTAACTTTCAGCCTAAGGCCGATGAAAGAGCTGTTGTAACTGCACCCTTTGTACGATTTTCTATTCTGACCTCCAGAATAATAAGGATGGAATATAGTATAGAGAATAAATTTGAGGACAGGGCTACCCTGGCCTTTTGGTATAGGAAGCAGCCTGTCCCGAAGTTTGAGGTTATAAAAACCGATACTTCCCTAGAGATTATTACAGAGTGTCTCCACCTAAAATATAAATTTAATAAAAAGGGCTTTAGCAATGATAGTCTATCCATAGAACTTCTGAATCAGAATAAGACCTGGCATTATCTTGATAGACCTCACGGCAATCTAAAAGGTACTGCCAGGACCCTGGACAGCGTTGATGGGGAAACCCACCTGCAGGATGGACTGCTTTCCAGGGATGGATGGAGCTTGATTGATGACTCCTCCAGCGTTGTTTTTGATGAGAACTGCTGGGTAGGCAGAAGGTTCTCACCTACTGAAGGTGAACAGGAAGAGGCCTATAAAGACCTGTATTTCTTTGGTTATGGCCATGATTACAAAGACTGTATAAGGGACTTTGTAAAGCTCAGCGGCAAAACTCCAATGTTCCCAAGATGGGCTCTGGGAAACTGGTGGAGCAGATATTGGCCCTATACCCAGGATGAGCTTAAGAATCTGATGGAGGAGTTTAAGACCTACGATATTCCCCTTTCCGTTTGCATTGTAGACATGGACTGGCATATAGTTAAGAACTCTTACACCACCGGTTGGACCGGTTATACCTGGAACAAAGACCTATTCCCGGACCCAAAGGGTTTTATCTCCTGGCTCCATGAAAATGGCCTGAGAACGGCACTGAATCTTCATCCTGCCGACGGAGTATATCCCCATGAAGACCAGTATGAGGCCATGGCGTCAGCTATGGGAAAAGATCCCGCTGCAAAGGATCCGGTAGAATTTAATATCTCCAACCCTAAGTTTGTCCAGAACTACTTTGAGCTCCTTCACCATCCTAGGGAGGAGGAAGGAGTAGACTTTTGGTGGATGGACTGGCAGCAGGGAACCAAAACTGAACTAAAAGGTCTTGATCCACTGCCTTGGTTAAACCATCTTCACTACTATGACTTAGCTAGGGACGGTAAAAAGAGAGGTTTTGTATTCTCCAGATACGGGGGACCAGGCAGCCACAGATATCCTATAGGCTTCTCCGGCGATACTTTCGTAACCTGGGACTCCCTAAAGTTCCAGCCCTATTTTACCTCAACGGCATCCAATATTGCCTATGGTTGGTGGAGCCACGATATTGGAGGGCATATGGGCGGCTATGAAGACCCGGAACTATATACCCGATGGGTTCAATATGGCGTATTTAGCCCTATTTTTAGACTTCACAGCACCAACGTTTATTATATAGACAGGCACCCTTGGACTAAGGGCAAGGATGTACTGGAGTCCACAAGAGCAGCTATGAAGCTTAGACATGCACTGATACCTTATATATACTCCATGATGTGGAGAAACCATACTGAGGACCTATCTCCAATAGTGCCAATGTACCATGAGCATCCGGAGGTTGAGGAAGCCTATCACTGCCCAGATCAGTACTACTTTGGAACAGAACTCATCGCTGCCCCTTTTGTTGAGCCCATGGATAGGGATTTAAACCTCAGCAGACAAAAGCTATGGCTTCCCGAAGGCCACTGGTTTAACCTGTTTACCGGAGAACACTATGATGGCGGTAAAATTCACGCTCTTTACGGTGAGCTTATTGATATTCCTGTAGTGGCAAAGGCCGGTGCTATTGTCCCAATGGCTGCGGAAAAAAGCCTAGAGAGAACAGAAAACCCTTCAGATTTTCATATATATATCTTCCCCGGTGGAAGTGGCAGCTTTAAGCTTTATGAAGACGACGGCGTATCAACAGACTACACAAAAGGACTTTACGCCATAACTCCATTGTCTACTGCCTGGCAGGATAATAAGATGATCTTTACAATCGGATCCGCCGAAGGGTCAAGAGAAATTCTACCTGAGAGCAGAACTTACAGCCTTCACTTTAGAGGAATAAAAGAAAATATCAGCATAAAAGCCCTGATAGACGGAAAAGAAATAGAGATAAGCAAATTTTACGATGCTTCTAAAGAAACCTTGGTTTTAAATGATATAGAGTTGGATGTGAAAAGCACTCTTCAGGTATCCATAATCACAGAAGATGCTACCTTGCTTTCACAGCAGGACAGAAGAGACGACCATCTTAGGAAGCTTATTTGGCATATGAAATACGAAGGTTTCAGCAAGCAATGGCTGGATGAAGTATTGATTAAGGAAAAGCAGCCTATATCTGTGTTATACAAGGCCAGACACCCATTAAGTGCCTCTCAGATCAGGGCAATTGCTGAAATACTTAAGGGAGAGGAACTTTCAAATTTACTGTAAGAAAGGAGCGGCTAGAAAGCCACTCCTCTATTATTTCTATACTCCGACGATGTATTGCCGGTAAACTTCTTAAAGGTCTTATTGAAGTTTGCTGCGTTATTAAAACCGCATAGGCCGGCAATTTCAGTGATAGTCTTATCAGTTGTCTTCAAATACTGTACTGCCTTATGTATTCTCTTTCTGGAAATATATTCTATGGGCCCGATACCGTTG is from Clostridium thermarum and encodes:
- a CDS encoding CPBP family intramembrane glutamic endopeptidase: MKSIFINKNSQTRSGWKITSVFASFFFAVNMITFLIFFLYSNYQVAFKRVPQNELTTLVNNLTNSISDISTTLGLTINVLQCLFLIFFVVLFWKIYDKKPIRDIGMISLKKGYKDLIIGLAFGAISLLIVFFILLATKCITLTTPLNKPNFNISLLTGLILFIFVGINEEMFARGYCMTVLKQTGNKYVVVIVSSLIFSAMHSLNPGMSLFSYINLFLFGLLTAYMTLKSQNLWLAIGYHITWNYFQGNICGFLVSGQTTSSMYSLEIGSNSLINGGQFGPEGGIIVTFIILLNFLYLWKVYKPSYKVY
- a CDS encoding superoxide dismutase produces the protein MTAAVAVPFPVKAAEADGPFKLPDLPYSYDALEPYIDTQTMKLHHDGHHAAYVAKLNEAVNKYPELKTKTVEELLMNLDKLPQDIREAVRNNGGGHYNHSLFWNFMGKNKAKAPTGKLRSDIDKTFGSFEDFKKAFKEAALNRFGSGWAWLIKDKDGALKIVSTPNQDSPIMEGITPILGLDVWEHAYYLKYQNKRGDYIDAWWNVVNWDDISKNYK
- a CDS encoding U32 family peptidase produces the protein MARFFNGKKIELLAPAGTMETFRSMVKANCDAIYFGGKSLNMRMMRKGYNFSNEEILEAVKMAHDVDKKVYITVNNMLNETELDEATEYLHFLNDSGANGIIVQDLAILKICREQNLNNLELHSSVMMNVHNIESVKKLKELGVSRVVLSREMDLKTAKYLQSQTNIETEYFTHGDMCVVNGANCYYSSIVLGNSSNRGRCFKPCRWPYLIKKDGLVYPTKYPMAAKDMYMYEHIPELIEANITSFKIEGRMRDTDFIVNLVNIYGQAIDRYIENPLSFDRRKQANDLFESRKRDFTTAYAFSKPGLNFINTRYEGTGKFYSTGKMFSTPTEEPAITDSIINQIQTELSNYSSKTPSKHKLSVKVNNYRQAKLCIEQGVNRIYLPCEVFAPDDFITADQLQDLVNAKGNTEIYLDLPQMMNELQFDIIDHYLGKYGHLYDGLLVSNLGAIKKYGKKYNLIGNYNLNIYNHKALDLYKELGLSEATVSIEIKGHELPKFIAAAGTPLEMIAHGPLKVMYLDHNLYENTTALKPIESSDNEYVDNSILVLMTNKGENPVYIDQYEKNHLFTAKEFCLLPILDALNFDTPLNLRIEGQTYTLEELKSVIEVYKSALEDKSRCKDLFKNMTSSRAGFTLGALSFKALL
- a CDS encoding aspartate aminotransferase family protein: MNYMGPENILEKRREYFFPATSCFYKNPPQIVMGSMQYLYDHNNKKYVDFYGGVSVINCGHANPDIVQHTIEQLSKLQHTTTLYLTQPMVDLAEKLAEILPGDIKRTFFCVTGSEANEGAMALARMHTKREGFIALNGGLHGRTHLTLSVTGIPMWRLDDNLIKENIFFIDRPYSPEMGYEEAMEKSLQQLKAVLEEHSRNIAAMILEPIQGNGGIIMYPLNYIKEVKALLEQYNVLLIVDEVQTGYGRTGKMFCIDHYGVVPDIIVTAKALGNGIPISTFSTTDEIAKSFNRPSASTFGGNPVAAQTALSVLKYIEENNLVERAESLGKYLKEKLQQLSSPFIQEIRGTGLMVGMQLQSDLKGMNSAELTDYILEEMKNLGFLIGKNGLNRDVLAFQPPLVINMEDIDAMVEALDKVLKNILTEEE
- a CDS encoding menaquinone biosynthesis decarboxylase; amino-acid sequence: MSYKDLQAFIKHLDEKGQLKRISVEVDAELEITEITDRVSKKYGPALLFEKVKGSPYPVLINAMGTYERMSMALGVEKLDDIGNDIEEFIDMANYLGLMKKIQSLPRLARMATVFPIKLPTKGACQEVIEHDPDLNTLPILKCWPGDAGRFITLPLVITKDPESNIQNMGMYRLQVYDKNTTGMHWHLHKDGREIYEKYKKLGGKMPVSVALGCDPAITYAATAPLPKMIDEMMFAGFLRKAPVKLVKSITNDLYVPADAEFIIEGYVDVNEDLRLEGPFGDHTGYYSLADYYPVFHVTCMTHKKHPVYPATIVGKPPMEDCYMGKATERIFLPLLKMMHPEIVDINFPLEGVFHNCVIVSIKKRFPGHAKKIMNSLWGMGQMMYTKMIIVVDENISPQDISTVAWKVFNNIDAKRDVVISEGPLDALDHASNLPHYGYRMGIDATKKWPSEGHDREWPDDIEMTENIKEKVTRRWKEYDIE
- a CDS encoding UbiA-like polyprenyltransferase, with product MILNKAINKIRDYGILVMFSHTIFSLSFAVISMLLASGGLPAPRTILWILIAFMGARTGANAINRVIDAEIDSKNPRTAVRQIPQGLLKKKEVIVFSAACFLIMVIAAAMLNTLCLLLSPIALFLMIIYSYTKRFTWACHLVLGVTSAAAPVGAWLAVTGQISWLPLFMGAANTLWVAGFDIIYGSQDYAFDTANGIHSIPARFGVKNAMRIAASFHAVALVCLIIVGVLSSELGMIYYIGITVISILFVMEHKIVSPDNLSNVRIASYSINQLVSILFLICGVIDAII